In Mucilaginibacter celer, one DNA window encodes the following:
- a CDS encoding AAA family ATPase, which produces MEEQNSYTGGLSQAAPAAPVSYSTDIRALNEMIQKESAFIDLLIMEMDKVIVGQRYMVERLLIGLLADGHILLEGVPGLAKTLAINTLSKAIQAGFSRIQFTPDLLPADLVGTMIYNQKKEEFIVRQGPIFSNFILADEINRAPAKVQSALLEAMQERQVTIGDTTFKLPNPFLVLATQNPVEQEGTYPLPEAQVDRFMLKVVIKYPTKEDEKKIMRANISAGGMAKPNAIIKPEEIVRARQIVREVYMDEKIEQYIIDIVFATRFPDQFKLAKYKSLITFGASPRASISLALASKAYAFIKRRGYVIPEDVRAVCHDVLRHRIGLSYEAEAENITSEDIITGILNAIEVP; this is translated from the coding sequence ATGGAAGAACAAAATAGCTATACAGGCGGCCTGTCGCAAGCCGCTCCGGCAGCACCGGTATCGTACTCAACCGATATCAGGGCTTTGAACGAGATGATACAAAAAGAAAGCGCCTTTATCGATCTGCTGATTATGGAGATGGATAAGGTGATTGTTGGTCAGCGTTACATGGTTGAGCGTTTGCTGATCGGTTTACTGGCCGACGGGCACATCCTTCTGGAAGGCGTACCGGGTTTGGCGAAAACTTTGGCCATTAACACGCTTTCAAAAGCTATCCAGGCGGGCTTTAGCCGTATCCAGTTTACGCCGGATTTGCTCCCTGCCGATTTGGTGGGTACCATGATCTACAACCAGAAAAAAGAAGAGTTCATTGTACGCCAGGGGCCTATCTTCTCTAACTTTATTTTGGCGGATGAGATTAACCGTGCACCGGCCAAAGTACAGAGTGCTCTGCTCGAGGCTATGCAGGAGCGCCAGGTTACTATTGGCGATACCACTTTTAAATTGCCAAATCCATTCCTGGTACTGGCTACCCAGAACCCCGTTGAGCAGGAAGGTACCTACCCGCTGCCGGAAGCGCAGGTTGACCGTTTTATGCTGAAAGTGGTAATTAAATATCCAACCAAGGAAGACGAGAAAAAGATTATGCGCGCCAATATTTCGGCAGGAGGTATGGCTAAACCAAACGCCATCATCAAACCGGAAGAGATTGTACGCGCCCGCCAAATTGTTCGTGAGGTTTATATGGACGAGAAGATCGAGCAGTATATCATCGATATCGTGTTCGCTACCCGTTTCCCAGATCAGTTTAAACTGGCCAAATACAAATCATTGATCACTTTTGGTGCTTCGCCAAGGGCAAGTATCAGTTTGGCGCTGGCATCAAAAGCTTATGCCTTTATCAAACGTCGTGGTTATGTGATCCCTGAAGATGTTCGCGCGGTTTGTCATGATGTGTTGAGGCACCGTATCGGCTTAAGCTATGAGGCTGAAGCTGAAAACATCACCAGCGAGGATATCATTACCGGTATCCTAAACGCGATCGAGGTACCGTAA
- a CDS encoding DUF58 domain-containing protein produces MAKDTKDLLKKVRKIEIKTRGLSNHLFSGEYHSAFKGRGMAFSEVREYQIGDEIRTIDWNVTARFNHPYVKVFDEERELTVMILMDVSGSEYFGTQNQQKQELATELCAVLAFSAIQNNDKVGVIFFSDKVEKFIPPKKGRSHILMIIRELINFEPENKGTNVAEALRYFTGAIKKKCTAFVISDFITPEFENELKIANKKHDIVALKLYDKHEEEFPNLGLIPVKDEESAHIMWVNTGDKAVREAFKWDAVKRNSALQDTFKRSGVDYTTIGTHESYVKPLMTLFKKRGGRR; encoded by the coding sequence ATGGCTAAAGACACCAAAGATCTGCTAAAAAAGGTAAGGAAGATCGAGATCAAAACCCGTGGCTTAAGTAACCACTTGTTTTCGGGCGAGTATCATTCGGCTTTCAAGGGGCGCGGTATGGCCTTTAGCGAGGTGCGCGAATACCAGATAGGCGACGAGATCCGCACTATCGACTGGAACGTGACCGCCCGCTTTAACCACCCCTACGTAAAAGTGTTCGACGAGGAGCGTGAGCTTACTGTAATGATTTTGATGGACGTGAGCGGGTCGGAATATTTCGGCACACAAAACCAGCAAAAGCAGGAACTGGCTACCGAGCTTTGCGCGGTACTGGCATTTTCGGCCATCCAGAACAATGATAAGGTGGGCGTGATATTTTTTAGCGATAAGGTTGAGAAATTTATTCCGCCTAAAAAAGGCCGCAGCCATATCCTGATGATCATTCGCGAGCTGATCAACTTCGAGCCCGAAAACAAAGGCACCAACGTGGCCGAGGCTTTAAGGTATTTTACCGGCGCTATCAAAAAGAAATGCACGGCCTTTGTGATATCAGATTTTATTACGCCCGAATTTGAAAACGAGCTCAAGATCGCCAATAAAAAACACGATATCGTTGCTCTTAAACTGTATGATAAGCACGAGGAGGAGTTTCCGAACCTGGGCCTCATCCCGGTGAAAGACGAAGAGAGCGCCCATATTATGTGGGTAAATACCGGCGATAAAGCCGTGCGCGAAGCTTTTAAATGGGATGCTGTAAAGCGCAACTCGGCTTTGCAGGATACCTTTAAACGTTCGGGGGTTGATTATACCACCATCGGCACGCACGAATCATACGTAAAACCATTAATGACACTATTTAAAAAGCGCGGGGGCCGACGATAA